One genomic segment of Cherax quadricarinatus isolate ZL_2023a chromosome 30, ASM3850222v1, whole genome shotgun sequence includes these proteins:
- the LOC128692548 gene encoding digestive cysteine proteinase 1, with amino-acid sequence MAWYIYHHLFPHSSLLTTPRHLSSHKMKVAVLLLCFFALAAAYPSWEEFKATHSRKYVDAEEEKYRRSVFEENLEYVKEFNEKYERGEVSFTLAMNKFADMTNEEFNAVMKGYKRGTHTEPHTVYQVKEDAPRAATVDWRTEGAVTGVKDQGQCGSCWSFSATGSLEAQHYFATGKLISLSEQQLVDCAGGLYFNQGCNGGWVNQAFKYIRDHGSEKETAYPYTAVDGTCKFNSNNVAATLSSYVTIPEGSESSLESAAASEGPISVAIDASRLSFQLYGSGVYYESKCSSTELDHAVLVVGYGTESGDEYFLVKNSWGTSWGESGYIKMSRNRSNNCGIATDASYPVV; translated from the exons ATGGCCTGGTATATATACCACCAtctcttccctcactcttcacttttAACAACACCCCGTCACCTCTCCTCCCACAAG ATGAaggttgctgtgttgctgctgtgcttcTTTGCCCTGGCTGCTGCTTACCCCTCAtgggaggagtttaag GCCACTCACAGCCGCAAGTATGTGGACGCTGAGGAGGAGAAATATCGCAGAAGCGTCTTCGAGGAAAACCTTGAGTATGTGAAAGAGTTCAATGAGAAGTATGAGAGAGGAGAGGTGAGCTTCACTCTGGCCATGAACAAGTTTGCTGACATG ACAAATGAAGAGTTCAACGCTGTGATGAAGGGATACAAGCGAGGAACTCACACTGAGCCTCACACCGTCTACCAAGTCAAGGAAGATGCTCCCAGGGCAGCTACTGTTGACTGGCGTACCGAAGGTGCTGTCACCGGTGTCAAGGACCAGGGGCAGTGTGGTTCATGCTGGTCCTTCTCTGCC ACTGGTTCCCTGGAAGCTCAGCATTACTTCGCCACTGGTAAACTGATCAGCCTGTCAGAGCAGCAACTGGTTGACTGTGCTGGTGGACTGTACTTCAACCAGGGTTGTAACGGTGGTTGGGTCAACCAAGCCTTTAAGTACATTAGGGACCATGGATCTGAGAAAGAGACAGCTTACCCCTACACAGCAGTG GATGGAACCTGCAAATTCAATTCCAACAATGTTGCAGCAACATTGAGCAGCTATGTGACCATACCAGAGGGAAGTGAGAGTTCTCTGGAATCAGCAGCTGCTAGTGAAGGACCCATCTCTGTGGCCATCGATGCCTCCCGCCTCTCCTTCCAGCTCTACGGCAGTG GTGTGTACTACGAGTCAAAATGCTCATCAACTGAACTTGACCACGCTGTACTGGTAGTTGGTTATGGTACTGAAAGCGGAGATGAGTACTTCCTTGTCAAGAACTCCTGGGGCACAAGCTGGGGTGAGAGTGGTTACATTAAGATGTCTCGTAATAGGAGCAACAACTGTGGTATTGCCACTGATGCTTCATACCCAGTGGTCTAA